The DNA region TCGGCAATAGGAGAATCAACTCCAGATTGCTCGCCCTCCTTGTCTGCGATAGAAGAATTAACTCTAGGACTTGGCTTAGGTCCACCAAAGAGGCTTAAGGCTTGCATTCGTGCAGGTGTTGGCTGAGATTTCAAGGGAGGAAGATCCAACCATAGCCTTATGGCTGGTCTCCGGATAACTGAGAAAAGCAAGATAACTTTTATCAGTTAAGGAATAGGCAGAGGCTATGAAACCACAATAGATCCCAAGGTGGCAAGTAACATACCAACACCGGATACAAGTGAGAACAAATTCGATGTGACCCAGTAAAAGAAAATTGCCTGTAAAAGAAAAAAGATTAATGGAAGCACAGATGTACAAATTATGATGTTATAGTTCCAAGGTAATCAAAGCTGAGCATATCTGGGATGAGAGTGAATGCTAAATTTGGATTATCCTCAGGATAAGTATAGACTTTTTAGGAAGTAGGAACAACTAGCAAAACTTGCACCACAAATAGCCCCCTTACCACCAGTCTTTTCGTTCATTGCAGCATATACTTTGACAGTATTTTGGGGTAAAACAACTAGCCGTAGCTTCTAGAGCAGTAGCAAAATCTAAATGGCTGCTCCAAAATGTACAATACAAATTAGACTTCCTCTCTAACCCATTTCGAGATGATCTTAGATGGCCCCAATACACCTCCCCTGAAATTATTTTGAATGTATGGCAAAAGTAGGCAGCCATAGCTTTCAGTCATGGTAGTAGAGAAGCACAGACAGTCCTAATTCTGGTTGTGGTTGTAAAGAAGTTCAGACAGTCATAATTCTCGTTATGGTTGTAGAGAAGTACTAGGTAGACTTTCCCGGTCCAGGCCTGGTATGGCCAGTTTCAGAACCAGACTGTCTGTGTCCAAAAATGGGCTATGGCGGTACATATCCAAATCACCCTGCAGACAGTTCATACATCTATTTTGAGAGGGCCACATCTAGTGTTTGGGAGGGAGTACCCAGAATGAGAGCTTGCCCTTATTGAAATATTTTTGAACCCTTATAGAAAATTTCTTATAAAGTGATTTTAGAGTTTTGTACACTAGTAAAGCTCATTGTAAATGAAGCAAACAGAACAGCAAATTGGTACTTCAAATCCTGAGTAGTTCATATTTACATACCTTTGGATAGCCTATTGTAAATGGAACAAGGATAACACCAAAAAATCTGAAGAACTCTTTCATTGATTTTGCCACAGGATTTCCTTCCTTACCATCTTGCATATTGATCTGAAATAAAAACAATAATGTCTTGAAAACAAAATAAAGATAAGACGCCTGAATTACAGCGGCCATAATGCAAACCTCTACTGTAGCAAAAAATGATATAGATGTTAACACTGGCAGGATGAAAAGATCATCACGAGTTGTCAAATCAGTAAACCAATATGCACCACCTCCTTTAAGAGAAGGGACTTTCTCAACCATGTTAGATATCTACAATTGGAATAGAAAACACAAGATGTTAAGTAAAAAAAAATAAGGCAAATGCTATTGCTACATGATACAATATAATTCGGTGACAATGAAATTGCTGATTAGAACTTTGGACGTAACAAAGTGGTGTAAACTTACAGCAAAGAAAACACTCATGAATATAGACCCCTGTATGAATAGACCCTTCAATGGTGTAAATGGAGTCACACCATGTCTGAAGCAAGAAAGTAATGAAACAATTGTTTTAGTAATATCTCCCATACAGTTCATATGACAGGAGGAGGAATAGACTAATTACAAAAGCTAATCGAAGGGGCGGTCAAGTTAGTTAAGATGTTCAATGATTTAGGACAGCGGAGGTTGCTTTCATATTGCACGCACAGACGATGGCATGAGGAAAATAACATCCAAAAGTCTTATGTGAAGCTAGCCAATTAAAGGAATAAAGTTAAGTTCGAGGTGTTGAATAGGCCTGGTAAAAATGATGAATTTGTAACATTGATACACAAAATATTTCGAATCATGCATAAATGAAACGAGAAAGTATCTtgcagttttgaaattaaataaAAACTCAGATATATATAAAGCTGCATACCTAGTGAATAGCTCACGCAATTTCTGTCTCCTCACTTTCTTTGATCTTGGATCAGTTGACTGAAAGGCATAAATAGTAAAATAGTATATCATTACTAGCATACCCAGTAAATCCTACAAAGATACCATATAAACTGCAAGGTGAACTGAAAAAAAAATGTACTCACATTTCGCATCTCTTCATTGATGGCTTCAACTTCTGGTCTCATGTCCTGCATCATATTGTTGAAGTCCGCTTAGATGTGTATGATATgatatttttttctaaaaaaacaaAATGACATCGCTAAAGGAATACATAGCAGAAGGAATATCCAATGCCTCTTCCTCTTTAGCACTGGAGGAGCTCTTGAATTTCAGAATTTCGAGTGCAACAGAATGACTTCCTACGATTTACTTCATGCACCTTCAAAAACTCACTGCACGGTATTATGTTTCTTATTAATGCCTTTAACTACACGTTTACAGCCACAACTGGACGCTGTATATGCTACTGTCAAGGTTCAAAGCCATCGCAGTCATGATTCAAGAACAAACACCATAATCAGATTGTTTTTCTCCCCCAAATAATATCCATTCTGGCTATTTTAGGCTAGAGATTGTTGGATGCGAGAACATTGAGCCACAGCCCGAAGCAACACGCCTTTAAATTTGCCTGTTCCAGTTCAGGGTTGGGTTTGAGATTTCCTAGGTAGTTAAAGCATACAAAAGCTTCACTTTAAATCCACTTTTGTGATAGCTACATTCAAATCACACCAAAACAACATGCATCCATCCAGCAATATGCTGTAAGTTTCTACTTTCTAACATCAGCATCACTAGAAAATTGCACAGAAATGGTGTGATCCTTTGCTTCACCTAACTCAAGTTCGATTTTGAGAAGTTTTAGACGTTTAGGTTCGAATTTGATAAACCGAACAGGTTTTGTGCGCTCTCATATGACACCTCTGCTATTAACAAACATGAGTGAAAATAGGGCATTTACTAGGAACATAAGGTTCTAAAGTGCATGCATTACTTTTAACTTCATAATGGACTTTTCCCGGTTGATGAGCATTGGGACTGTCAGTAACCGGATGAGCACTGCCGTCAGCGCAATAGTAGCCCACCTACACATCACCGAGCAGGAAGATGGAATGGAACCACATGACAGGACGTTTACAGGAAGAAACCAAAGCTAAAACCTTGCGCAGCACCAATGAAGGCATACCAGTTGAGGCCAGTGAAGGACCGCACGGCGTCCAGGAGGTATTGCAGGGCGGCGACCGGGGGAAATGATTCGGCTGCTGCGGCAGCCACCTCCCCCGCGTACGGCGCTGGAGGCACGGGTACGGAGGCTGCGGCGGAAACCACTTGGTCCGAGACAGGGACCGAGGAGGCGGCGTCGGTGAGCATGTCTGCCGCGACATCGATGT from Panicum hallii strain FIL2 chromosome 9, PHallii_v3.1, whole genome shotgun sequence includes:
- the LOC112875169 gene encoding mitochondrial inner membrane protein OXA1-like isoform X1 yields the protein MAFAARRRLATSLSDHFSRRLHPSISHLIPPHHGRSESPSSSAAPPSPQSQPARPIPSSLARPSRSRALTSLPLPFALHLAAHRNFSTTSSASAPDIDVAADMLTDAASSVPVSDQVVSAAASVPVPPAPYAGEVAAAAAESFPPVAALQYLLDAVRSFTGLNWWATIALTAVLIRLLTVPMLINREKSIMKLKDMRPEVEAINEEMRNSTDPRSKKVRRQKLRELFTRHGVTPFTPLKGLFIQGSIFMSVFFAISNMVEKVPSLKGGGAYWFTDLTTRDDLFILPVLTSISFFATVEINMQDGKEGNPVAKSMKEFFRFFGVILVPFTIGYPKAIFFYWVTSNLFSLVSGVVIRRPAIRLWLDLPPLKSQPTPARMQALSLFGGPKPSPRVNSSIADKEGEQSGVDSPIADKERKQSSSVLIYRIRDLENRAKSRGESQE
- the LOC112875169 gene encoding mitochondrial inner membrane protein OXA1-like isoform X2, which encodes MAFAARRRLATSLSDHFSRRLHPSISHLIPPHHGRSESPSSSAAPPSPQSQPARPIPSSLARPSRSRALTSLPLPFALHLAAHRNFSTTSSASAPDIDVAADMLTDAASSVPVSDQVVSAAASVPVPPAPYAGEVAAAAAESFPPVAALQYLLDAVRSFTGLNWWATIALTAVLIRLLTVPMLINREKSIMKLKDMRPEVEAINEEMRNSTDPRSKKVRRQKLRELFTRHGVTPFTPLKGLFIQGSIFMSVFFAINMQDGKEGNPVAKSMKEFFRFFGVILVPFTIGYPKAIFFYWVTSNLFSLVSGVVIRRPAIRLWLDLPPLKSQPTPARMQALSLFGGPKPSPRVNSSIADKEGEQSGVDSPIADKERKQSSSVLIYRIRDLENRAKSRGESQE